The following coding sequences lie in one Rutidosis leptorrhynchoides isolate AG116_Rl617_1_P2 chromosome 6, CSIRO_AGI_Rlap_v1, whole genome shotgun sequence genomic window:
- the LOC139852994 gene encoding transcription factor EMB1444-like has translation MGGGELHQQLKNLCVNTKWKYAVFWKLDHRSRMVMTLEDAYYCDEKEKDNHSGSSWFDNMNEVVKDEQYTQDHLPLAVANMCHQVYPIGEGIVGKVAATGKHLWISGDQLRNSSCSLNETLVAVAIVPYGVVQLGASHTIVEDMKLVNCIKETFYKLQSSLMTSTTCSPCVTDSWISSGSAKIHNYELHNQFENKINEPYEFPGRCELYEALGPAFCKQRITSELEMMSAEIQTVTDIPEETSCSSLVTQRSASENLLEAVVASACCSDSYEQGSKSFGQPVDRCLKGFSSESVGRCNEQLKRFREPTKVGKKGARPGEKGRRGPKDRQLIEDRIKELRQLVPNGSRCSIDTLMQRTIKHMLFMQRMMKHADKLDQCSEFKLPDKEMGIHRPASQDQGTSWAVEVGSDQTVCPIIVENIGNGQMLVEMMSDKCAHILEITHTIRRLGLTILKSATDAHGDKTWMCFVVERENNVNLHRMDILWSLLQTMESKNRA, from the exons ATGGGTGGTGGTGAATTACACCAACAACTCAAGAATCTGTGTGTCAACACTAAATGGAAGTATGCTGTTTTCTGGAAACTCGACCATCGGTCTCGAAT GGTTATGACTTTGGAGGATGCGTATTATTGTGATGAAAAAGAGAAAGACAATCATTCAGGAAGCAGCTGGTTCGATAACATGAATGAAGTTGTGAAGGATGAGCAGTACACACAAGATCATCTACCATTAGCAGTTGCAAACATGTGTCATCAAGTATATCCTATAGGGGAAgg GATCGTTGGAAAGGTTGCAGCTACCGGTAAACATCTATGGATATCAGGGGATCAGCTTCGTAATAGCTCGTGTTCTTTAAACGAG ACTCTCGTTGCAGTTGCTATTGTTCCTTACGGTGTTGTACAACTCGGCGCCTCACATACA ATTGTTGAGGATATGAAGCTTGTAAACTGTATTAAAGAGACCTTCTACAAGCTACAAAGTTCTTTGATGACGTCTACAACCTGTTCTCCTTGTGTG ACGGATTCATGGATAAGTTCGGGATCTGCGAAAATTCACAATTATGAATTGCATAACCAGTTCGAAAACAAGATTAACGAGCCTTATGAGTTTCCTGGCCGGTGTGAGCTGTATGAAGCTTTAGGACCTGCATTTTGCAAACAGAGGATAACTTCAGAATTGGAGATGATGTCAGCCGAAATCCAAACAGTTACCGATATTCCAGAAGAAACAAGTTGTAGCAGTCTCGTGACACAAAGATCGGCCTCTGAAAATCTTTTGGAAGCGGTTGTGGCTAGTGCTTGTTGCAGTGATAGTTACGAACAAGGGTCAAAATCATTTGGTCAACCGGTTGACCGCTGTTTAAAAGGCTTCTCATCAGAAAGTGTTGGTAGATGTAACGAGCAGTTAAAGAGGTTCAGAGAACCGACAAAGGTAGGAAAAAAAGGGGCTAGACCTGGTGAAAAAGGTAGACGTGGGCCCAAAGATAGACAACTGATCGAGGATCGTATCAAAGAACTACGACAACTTGTTCCCAATGGATCCAGG TGTAGTATCGATACGCTTATGCAACGAACAATCAAGCATATGCTATTCATGCAACGTATGATGAAGCATGCTGATAAACTTGATCAATGTTCAGAGTTCAAG TTGCCTGACAAGGAAATGGGCATACATCGACCCGCTAGTCAAGATCAGGGTACAAGCTGGGCAGTGGAAGTAGGGAGTGACCAAACAGTATGTCCAATAATTGTGGAAAATATTGGCAATGGGCAAATGTTGGTGGAG ATGATGAGTGATAAATGTGCCCATATTCTAGAGATCACTCACACAATCAGGAGATTGGGTCTGACGATTTTAAAAAGCGCAACGGACGCCCATGGTGATAAAACCTGGATGTGCTTCGTTGTTGAG AGAGAGAATAACGTTAACTTGCATCGGATGGATATTCTATGGTCACTCCTTCAGACAATGGAATCAAAGAATCGAGCTTGA
- the LOC139855989 gene encoding uncharacterized protein, whose translation MAFTMFIGRLLFASLFILSAYQMYHEYGTDGGPAVKVLEPKLNVFVKLINSKVGIQVPKVDTKGVVLAVIICKGLGGVGFIFGSYGGAILLALYQLVFTPILYDFYNYDVEDKEFGQLFTKFTQNMSLLGALLFFIGMKHSISLRKSRRTPKTKTN comes from the exons ATGGCGTTCACTATGTTCATCGGAAGGCTTCTATTTGCTTCTCTCTTTATTTTATCTGCTTATCAAAT gtatcatgaatatggaactgaTGGAGGTCCCGCTGTAAAGGTTCTAGAACCGAAACTTAATGTGTTCGTTAAGTTGATTAACTCTAAAGTTGGTATTCAAGTTCCTAAAGTTGAT ACCAAAGGTGTGGTTCTGGCTGTGATTATTTGTAAAGGCTTGGGTGGAGTTGGTTTCATATTTGGTAGCTATGGGGGTGCAATTTTGCTG GCTCTTTACCAGCTCGTTTTTACACCCATATTGTATGATTTCTACAACTACGATGTTGAAGACAAAGAATTCGGTCAACTTTTTACTAAATTCACCCAG AATATGTCTTTGCTTGGAGCGCTGCTCTTTTTCATTGGGATGAAACACTCGATATCACTGCGCAAATCACGGAGGACTCCTAAGACGAAAACCAACTAG